The Halomonas sp. KG2 genome segment CTACCGAAAGGGACAGAAGGATCAATTTTGTTCCTCCACGATTTAGCTGTGTCGAGTAATTCGTTTGGCAAAGGTATTGGCTCAACAATGATGGCGCATTTAGTGAATATTGCTATCGTCTCAGGCTACAGAGAAATTCGGTTAGTTTCTGTTCAGAACTCAATGCAATTTTGGCAAAAACAAGGTTTTACATCATTAGAGCAAGCGGTGTGTAAAAGTTATGGTGATAGTGCGCAGCTAATGAAACGAGAACTTGATGATAACGCGCATGCGTCATAGTG includes the following:
- a CDS encoding GNAT family N-acetyltransferase → METTWPEILKLQAEVYHLVEPESLEVLQDKWLRSPSSCFIYRDNKQLVGYALAHSWNSKTPPKLFNKLPKGTEGSILFLHDLAVSSNSFGKGIGSTMMAHLVNIAIVSGYREIRLVSVQNSMQFWQKQGFTSLEQAVCKSYGDSAQLMKRELDDNAHAS